The Epinephelus lanceolatus isolate andai-2023 chromosome 21, ASM4190304v1, whole genome shotgun sequence genome has a segment encoding these proteins:
- the LOC117247235 gene encoding ATP-dependent RNA helicase DHX8-like, producing the protein MADIGVDELSQLEYLSLVSKVCTELDNHLGISDKDLAEFVINLAEKQPTFDGFKALLLQNGAEFTDSLISNLLRLIQTMRPPSKASTSKASEALVKPKSEKERLKEMFPALCRANDPAPKRLLDEDDVKVAADAMKELEMFMPSVSGTDSKSSKSRSEKSRRHSRSRSRSRERDRHRDRDRDRDRDREKDRKRRHRSRSRSRSRSRDRDRHRDGDRDRDRDRDRGKRRDKSSRWSERSPSPRKDQDRDSDRWKDKHVDRPPPEEPSVGDIYNGKVTSIMQFGCFVQLEGLRKRWEGLVHISELRREGRVANVADVVSKGQRVKIKVLSFTGSKTSLSMKDVDQETGEDLNPNRRRNVGPDGGEEISMRNPDRPSNLNLGHAPELEQDDTLERKRLTKISDPEKWEIKQMIAANVLSKEEFPDFDDETGILPKVDDEEDEDLEIELVEEEPPFLRGHTKQSMDMSPVKIVKNPDGSLSQAAMMQSALAKERRELKQAAREAEMDSIPMGLNKHWVDPLPDVDGRQIAANMRGIGMMPNDIPEWKKHAFGGNKASYGKKTQLSILEQRESLPIYKLKEQLIQAVHDNQILIVIGETGSGKTTQITQYLAEAGYTTRGKIGCTQPRRVAAMSVAKRVSEEYGCCLGQEVGYTIRFEDCTSPETVIKYMTDGMLLRECLIDSELGQYAIIMLDEAHERTIHTDVLFGLLKKTVQKRTDMKLIVTSATLDAVKFSQYFYEAPIFTIPGRTYPVEVLYTKEPETDYLDASLITVMQIHLTEPPGDILVFLTGQEEIDTACEILYERMKSLGPDVPELIILPVYSALPSEMQTRIFDPAPPGSRKVVIATNIAETSLTIDGIYYVVDPGFVKQKVYNSKTGIDQLVVTPISQAQAKQRAGRAGRTGPGKCYRLYTERAYRDEMLTTNVPEIQRTNLASTVLSLKAMGINDLLSFDFMDAPPMETLITAMEQLYTLGALDDEGLLTRLGRRMAEFPLEPMLCKMLIMSVHLDCSEEMLTIVSMLSVQNVFYRPKDKQALADQKKAKFHQPEGDHLTLLAVYNSWKNNKFSNPWCYENFIQARSLRRAQDIRKQMLGIMDRHKLDVVSCGKATVRVQKAICSGFFRNAAKKDPQEGYRTLIDQQVVYIHPSSALFNRQPEWVVYHELVLTTKEYMREVTTIDPRWLVEFSPAFFKVSDPTRLSKQKKQQRLEPLYNRYEEPNAWRISRAFRRR; encoded by the exons ATGGCAGACATTGGAGTTGACGAGCTCTCGCAGCTTGAATATTTGTCTCTGGTGTCCAAGGTGTGCACGGAGCTCGACAACCATCTGGGAATAAGTGACAAAGATTTAG CTGAATTTGTCATCAACCTCGCTGAAAAACAACCGACATTTGATGGATTCAAAGCGCTTTTGCTCCAAAATGGAGCCGAATTCACA gaTTCTCTCATCAGTAATTTACTCAGACTCATTCAGACTATGCGACCTCCGTCCAAGGCATCAACGAGTAAAG CCTCTGAGGCTTTGGTCAAGCCGAAGTCAGAAAAGGAGAGGCTGAAGGAGATGTTTCCTGCGCTGTGTAGAGCAAATGATCCAGCACCAAAG AGGCTACTAGATGAAGATGATGTGAAAGTAGCAGCTGATGCCATGAAAGAGCTGGAGATGTTTATGCCCAGTGTGAGTGGAACAGACTCCAAAAGCAGCAAGAGCAG GTCGGAGAAGAGCAGGCGCCACAGCCGGAGTCGCAGCAgaagcagagaaagagacagacacagagatcGAGACCGAGACCGAGACAGAGATCGCgagaaagacaggaagagacGGCATCGTTCTCGCTCCAGGTCCAGGTCTCGCTCCAGAGACCGCGATCGACACAGGGAcggagacagagatagagatagagacagGGATCGTGGTAAAAGGAGAGACAAATCCTCTCGCTGGTCTGAACGCTCACCGAGCCCTAGAAAAGACCAAGATAGAGACTCTGACCGCTGGAAGGACAAACATGTGGACCGCCCACCACCAGAGGAACCTTCAGTTGGTGACATCTACAACGGCAAAGTCACCAGTATCATGCAGTTTGGATGCTTTGTTCAGCTGGAGGGGTTAAG GAAACGATGGGAGGGTTTGGTCCACATTTCCGAGCTGCGTAGAGAGGGCCGTGTGGCCAACGTGGCCGATGTCGTCAGCAAAGGCCAAAGAGTGAAGATCAAGGTGCTCTCATTCACGGGCTCTAAGACCAGCCTCAGTATGAAG GATGTGGATCAGGAGACCGGAGAAGACCTGAACCCCAACAGGAGGAGGAACGTAGGCCcggatggaggagaggagatctCCATGAGGAACCCCGACAGGCCGAGCAACCTGAACCTGGGCCACGCTCCTGAGCTGGAGCAGGATGACACCTTGGAGCGCAAGAGGCTCACCAAAATCTCTGACCCTGAGAAGTGGGAGATCAAACAG ATGATTGCTGCCAACGTCTTGTCCAAAGAAGAGTTCCCCGATTTTGATGACGAGACAGGGATTCTTCCTAAAGTTGATGATGAAGAGG ATGAAGATTTGGAAATCGAGCTGGTTGAAGAGGAGCCCCCGTTCCTGAGGGGACACACCAAACAAAGCATGGACATGAGCCCTGTCAAGATTGTCAAG AATCCAGATGGCTCTCTGTCTCAAGCAGCCATGATGCAGAGCGCTCTGGCTAAGGAGAGACGAGAGCTGAAGCAGGCTGCTCGAGAGGCAGAGATGGACTCTATCCCCATGGGGCTGAATAAACACTGGGTCGACCCGCTGCCAGACG TTGATGGTAGGCAGATTGCCGCTAACATGAGAGGCATTGGCATGATGCCCAATGACATCCCAGAGTGGAAGAAGCACGCTTTTGGAGGCAACAAGGCCTCTTACGGAAAGAAGACGCAGCTCTCCATCCTGGAGCAGAGGGAGAGCCTGCCCATCTACAAGCTGAAGGAGCAGCTCATTCAG GCTGTTCATGACAACCAGATCCTGATTGTGATTGGAGAGACGGGCTCCGGTAAGACCACACAGATCACTCAGTACCTGGCGGAGGCAGGTTACACCACCAGGGGGAAGATTGGCTGTACGCAGCCCCGTCGTGTGGCCGCCATGTCCGTGGCAAAGAGAGTCTCTGAGGAGTATGGTTGCTGTCTGGGACAAGAG GTGGGTTACACCATCCGTTTTGAGGACTGCACCAGCCCTGAGACGGTGATCAAGTACATGACAGACGGTATGCTGTTGAGAGAGTGTCTGATCGACTCTGAATTGGGCCAGTACGCCATCATCATGTTGGACGAAGCTCACGAGAGAACGATCCACACTGATGTTCTCTTCGGTCTACTCAAGAAG ACTGTACAGAAACGCACAGACATGAAGCTGATTGTGACGTCGGCCACGCTGGACGCCGTGAAGTTCTCCCAGTATTTCTACGAAGCTCCCATCTTCACCATCCCAGGAAGAACGTATCCAGTGGAGGTTCTTTACACCAAAGAGCCTGAGACAGACTACCTGGATGCTAGTCTCATCACAGTCATGCagattcatctgactgaacctCCAG GTGACATCCTGGTGTTTCTGACTGGACAGGAAGAGATCGACACGGCTTGTGAGATCCTGTATGAGAGGATGAAGTCACTGGGGCCTGATGTTCCTGAACTGATTATTCTGCCAGTTTACTCGGCCCTGCCCAGTGAGATGCAGACCAGGATCTTTGACCCTGCACCGCCAGGCAGCAGAAAG GTTGTCATTGCCACAAACATTGCAGAGACTTCTCTGACCATCGATGGAATCTACTATGTCGTGGACCCTGGTTTTGTCAAGCAGAAAGTGTACAACTCAAAGACCGGCATTGACCAGCTGGTGGTGACTCCCATCTCACAG GCCCAGGCCAAGCAGAGGGCGGGCCGAGCCGGCAGAACAGGTCCAGGGAAGTGTTACAGACTCTACACTGAGAGAGCCTACAGAGACGAGATGCTGACGACCAACGTGCCTGAGATCCAGAGAACCAACTTGGCCAGCACTGTGCTGTCTCTGAAG GCCATGGGCATCAATGACCTCCTGTCTTTCGACTTCATGGACGCTCCTCCAATGGAGACTCTGATCACAGCCATGGAGCAGCTCTACACTCTGGGAGCTCTGGATGATGAAGGCTTACTCACACGTCTGGGGAGAAGG ATGGCTGAGTTTCCTCTGGAGCCCATGTTGTGTAAGATGTTAATCATGTCCGTCCACCTGGACTGCAGCGAAGAGATGCTCACTATCGTGTCAATGCTGTCTGTGCAGAACGTTTTCTACAGGCCAAAG GACAAGCAGGCCCTGGCCGACCAGAAGAAGGCAAAGTTTCACCAGCCTGAGGGAGATCATCTGACGCTGCTGGCTGTCTACAACTCCTGGAAGAACAACAAGTTCTCCAACCCCTGGTGCTACGAGAACTTCATCCAGGCGCGCTCCCTGCGCAGAGCCCAGGACATCCGCAAACAGATGCTGGGTATCATGGACAG ACATAAACTGGACGTGGTGTCTTGTGGCAAAGCCACAGTACGAGTCCAGAAAGCCATCTGCAGTGGCTTCTTCAGGAACGCAGCCAAGAAGGATCCTCAGGAGGGCTACCGCACCCTGATCGACCAGCAAGTCGTGTACATCCACCCCTCCAGTGCTCTGTTCAACCGCCAGCCTGAGTG GGTTGTGTACCACGAGTTGGTGCTGACCACCAAGGAGTACATGCGGGAGGTGACCACCATCGACCCTCGCTGGCTGGTGGAGTTTTCGCCCGCCTTCTTCAAAGTGTCCGACCCCACGCGCCTCAGCAAGCAGAAGAAACAACAGCGGCTCGAGCCTCTGTACAACCGCTACGAGGAGCCCAACGCTTGGAGAATATCTCGCGCCTTCAGACGCCGTTGA